The sequence below is a genomic window from Cedecea neteri.
ATTTTCAAAATCGGTATTGGTCCCTCCAGTTCACATACCGTCGGCCCGATGAAGGCCGGTAAACAATTTTCCGATGACCTGATTGAGCAAGGGATCCTGCGCGATGTCACTCGTGTAGTTGTGGATGTCTATGGCTCTCTGTCCCTGACAGGTAAAGGCCACCATACCGATATAGCCATTATCATGGGCCTGGCGGGTAACCTGCCGGACACCGTAGATATCGACGCTATTCCGCACTTCATCCAGGATGTAAATACCCACGGGCGCCTGATGTTGGCCAACGGCCAGCATGAAGTTGAATTCCCGGTGGACTGCTGCATGAACTTCCATGCCGACAACCTGGCGCTCCACGAGAATGGTATGCGCATCACCGCCCTGGCTGGCGACAAGGTGCTGTACTCTCAGACCTATTACTCTATCGGCGGTGGCTTCATCGTTGATGAAGCGCATTTTGGCGTAGAGAGCGAAAACCCGGTCAGCGTGCCGTACCCGTATAAGAATGCTGCTGACCTGCAAAAACACTGCCGCGAAACGGGCTTATCGCTTTCCGGCCTGATGATGCAGAACGAACGTGCCCTGCACAGCCAGGAAGAGATCGACGCCCACTTTGCGGCGGTCTGGGAAGTAATGAGCAGCGGAATTGAACGCGGTATTACTACAGAAGGCGTACTGCCGGGTAAAATGCGCGTACCGCGTCGTGCTGCAGCCC
It includes:
- a CDS encoding L-serine ammonia-lyase translates to MISVFDIFKIGIGPSSSHTVGPMKAGKQFSDDLIEQGILRDVTRVVVDVYGSLSLTGKGHHTDIAIIMGLAGNLPDTVDIDAIPHFIQDVNTHGRLMLANGQHEVEFPVDCCMNFHADNLALHENGMRITALAGDKVLYSQTYYSIGGGFIVDEAHFGVESENPVSVPYPYKNAADLQKHCRETGLSLSGLMMQNERALHSQEEIDAHFAAVWEVMSSGIERGITTEGVLPGKMRVPRRAAALRRMLVTTDKNNSDPMAVVDWINMFALAVNEENAAGGRVVTAPTNGACGIVPAVLAYYDKFIRQVNANSCARYFLAAGAIGSLYKMNASISGAEVGCQGEVGVACSMAAAGLAELLGGSPMQVCIAAEIGMEHNLGLTCDPVAGQVQVPCIERNAIAAVKAVNAARMAMRRTSEPRVCLDKVIETMYETGKDMNAKYRETSRGGLALKIVACD